One Streptomyces dangxiongensis genomic window, AGCGGATTCCTTCGGTGCGTGGTGCGTCGGTGCGTGGCTTGCGCGCTCACGGGCGCGGAAGGAGCGGGAGATGCACCGCGCTCCGAACCCTTGCACAACTGCCACAGGGGCAACAAGGCGCGCGTACGACATCGACGGGTGTCCGGGAAGGCCGGAAACAAGCCGTCGGCGACGTGCGGGAGCGCCCGGCGGATTCCTGGTGCGGGCACTCCGTGCGAGGAGCGCGCGCACCGGCTCCCCGCAGCCGCACGCCGGCTGCCCGGGGCGGGACCGGGCGGCCCTGGCACGGACCGGGCGGTCGTGGTGGGCGGCGGAGGTCAGATCTGCCAGGAGCGCAGGCGGTCGGCGGCGCCGTACACGTCGGTCTTGCCGGAGATCAGGTCGCGGGCGAGGTCGACGAGGGCGCCGTAGGGCGGGTCGATGCCGACGCCGCTGACGAACATGTAGGCCACGGCGGTGGCGCAGGCGAAGCGGGCGTTGGCCGCGGGCAGCGGCTTGAGCACGGCGAGGGTGTGCAGCAGCGCGGCGGCGCGCCAGGCGGCGTCGGAGTCCACGCCGAGGCGGGGCGGGTCCACCCGGTGCCGGGCGACGGCGGCGACCAGCGCGGAGAAGTCGTCCACGGCGGGCTGGTCGGGCAGGACCTCCTCGTGTCGCTGGAGCAGCCAGGGGACGTCGACATGGATGAGGGAGGGCATCGGTCAGGCGGCCTCGCCCCGGACGGGGAGTTCGTCCTCCGGGAAGGCGGCCGCGAACTCCTCGGCGTGGCCGGCGAAGAAGCGGCGGAAGGCCTCCGCGCCCTCCCGCAGCGCCCGGTGGCGGGCGATGTCGGCGGCGGCGGCCTCGCGCACGAGGGCCTTCATCGACGTACCGCGCTCCTTGGCGATCTGCCGCAGGTCCTCGAGTTCCCGTTCGCTGAACTCCACGTTGAGAGCTGGCATGCCCTCACGGTACCGCCCGGGTACTCACGCGTAAATATCCGCAGGTGGAAGCCCCTGTGCCGAGGTACCGGCGGGGTCGAGAGCCATGTCCGATTCCCGCCGGTCGCACGGCGCGCGGTACGACAGACTGGGCAGCAGGCAACGACCCGGAGGAGTCCCATGACCACGCACACCGCCCGCCCGGTCCACACCGTCCACCCGAGCCCCGTGGGCGACCTGCTGCTGACGGGGACGGTCACACCGGCCGGCCTCACCCTCACCTCCCTCTCCCTGCCGGGGCAGCGCGGCGCCCCGGTCGTCCGTCCGGAGGACCGGGACGACCGGCCGTTCGCCGAGGCGCTGCGCCAGCTCGACGCGTACTTCGCAGGCCGGCTGACCCGCTTCGACCTGTCCTTCTCCCCCGTCGGCAACGCGTTCCGGCACGCGGTGTGGCAGGCCCTGGACGAGGTCCCGTACGGCAGGACGACCACGTACGGCGAGCTGACCGCCCGCCTCGGTCTGTCCCGTGCCGAGGTCCGCTCGGTGGGCCAGGCCCTCGGCGCCAACCCGCTGCTGCTGGTCCGTCCCTGTCACCGGGTGATCGGCGCGGACGGTTCGCTGCGCGGTTACGCGGGCGGGCTGGAGAAGAAGCGGTGGCTGCTGACGCACGAGGGCGCGCTCCAGCCGACGCTGCTGTGACCGGCCGGGGCGTTCGGGCCCGCGGAGTCGGCGTCGCGCCGGTCAGCAGTCGAGGCGGCTGATCCGCACGGCTCCCTCCGGCCGGCCCGGGTGGGCGCTGGTGAGCGTCAGCCGCAGCCGTGAGCCGCGTACCGCGTCGAAGGTGATGACCGTCGGGCTGTCGGACCCGGTGGCCCACCGGGTCCGCGCGCCGGTCACCGGCAGGTAGGCGTGGCCGTCCCACACCGCCACCTCCGCCCGCGCGGGCAGCGTGTGGGCGGCGTCGGTCGTGAAGGAGACCGCGAGGTGGTCGAAGGTCCGGCGGCGGCCGAAGTCGACCGAGACCCAGTCCTCGGCGCGGGCACCGCCGAACGCGGGCAGCAGCGCGGTGGCCGGCTTGGTGAAGGCGTTGGACCAGCCGGTTGCCGGGTCGCCGTCCAGCATCGCGGCGGGCAGGGTGTCCCGGCGTCCGGAGTAGCCGGCATCCGCCCGGGGGTGGTCCGGGGGCGCCGGGTGGTCGGGCCGGAAGGGGGCGGGCGCGGTGGTGACCGCCCGGCGGGCCGGGGTCGTGTGCAGCCGTGCCGTGTCCGGGCGCAGGCCGTCCACGCGG contains:
- a CDS encoding toxin Doc; translated protein: MPSLIHVDVPWLLQRHEEVLPDQPAVDDFSALVAAVARHRVDPPRLGVDSDAAWRAAALLHTLAVLKPLPAANARFACATAVAYMFVSGVGIDPPYGALVDLARDLISGKTDVYGAADRLRSWQI
- a CDS encoding methylated-DNA--[protein]-cysteine S-methyltransferase produces the protein MTTHTARPVHTVHPSPVGDLLLTGTVTPAGLTLTSLSLPGQRGAPVVRPEDRDDRPFAEALRQLDAYFAGRLTRFDLSFSPVGNAFRHAVWQALDEVPYGRTTTYGELTARLGLSRAEVRSVGQALGANPLLLVRPCHRVIGADGSLRGYAGGLEKKRWLLTHEGALQPTLL